A DNA window from Calliphora vicina chromosome 1, idCalVici1.1, whole genome shotgun sequence contains the following coding sequences:
- the LOC135961169 gene encoding sodium-coupled monocarboxylate transporter 2-like isoform X1, translating to MANIIESNVAALAEDLPKSFSFGTVDYIVFVVMLCVSAGIGVYFGFFSKSKNTTDEYLMGSKQMKTIPIAISLIASQLSGIAIMSVPAENYAFGFTYAFIVACLILVIPILNYIIVPVFYNNNISNCYEYLEMRFNKRTRQLVTASFVVNACLMLPVYIFVPSLAFSQVTGINIHLINTVICSICIFYTMLGGIKAVVWTDVVQAGIMISSVVLVGVLGTLKVGGLSKVLEYAGEGGRLDFNFSTDPRVRSTFWNLFSGGVLMWVGHVGLNQSCVQRIVSLPSLSQARKALVIVGIGVFIIMGFNSFIGLVMFARYYGCDPILGGIVEKADKMMPFFVQDVMGHLLGMPGVFISCVFSAALSTMSAMLNSVAGVVYFDYIKPFIKHTDARANNIMKIFVVAMGCYCILGGLVVQRFTSILQTIITITGINTGAVVGVFLLGMFVPRVNGKVAFISIGFSVGAMLWIILNAQMRLKAGYIKYEGLPTSVDRCESLNFQGMLQNITSIPISLTTTEQPLVTGTLSSNRDFSIYEISFYWYKLLGAFFVWISAIPLSYIWKRDKEDKMNPKLYSPFVKSFLSQPVVQKEEIPLRTPHPSLIDGHATISISEKEIENENEIKS from the exons ATGGCTAACATCATTGAAAGCAACGTGGCTGCCTTAGCCGAAGATTTGCCAAAAAGTTTTAGCTTCGGTACGGTCGATTATATTGTGTTCGTAGTGATGTTGTGCGTATCGGCCGGTATTGGTGTTTACTTTGGTTTCTTTTCGAAATCGAAAAATACAACAGATGAATATTTAATGGGCAGTAAACAAATGAAAACCATACCCATTGCAATATCCTTAATAGCAAG TCAACTTTCAGGTATTGCAATTATGTCAGTACCGGCGGAAAATTATGCATTCGGTTTTACATACGCTTTTATTGTGGCGTGTTTAATCTTAGTAATTCCCATTCTCAATTATATTATTGTTCCAGTATTCTAcaataacaatatttcgaaTTGTTATGAG TATTTAGAAATGCGGTTCAATAAGAGGACACGTCAATTGGTGACAGCTTCGTTTGTTGTGAATGCTTGTCTCATGTTACCGGTCTATATATTTGTACCATCTTTGGCATTCTCTCAAg TGACGGGcataaatattcatttaataaatactGTGATATGTTCGATTTGTATATTCTATACCATGTTG GGTGGTATTAAAGCTGTTGTGTGGACTGATGTAGTACAGGCTGGTATAATGATTTCTTCGGTGGTTTTGGTGGGAGTTTTAGGCACTCTAAAAGTGGGCGGCCTAAGCAAGGTTCTGGAATATGCGGGCGAAGGTGGTCGTCTTgatttcaa tttttcaacGGATCCTCGGGTACGTTCGACATTTTGGAATCTGTTTAGTGGTGGCGTATTAATGTGGGTGGGTCATGTTGGTTTAAATCAAAGTTGTGTCCAAAGAATTGTCTCTTTGCCCTCTTTAAGTCAAGCTAGAAA AGCTTTAGTTATAGTTGGAATTggagtttttattattatgggTTTCAATTCTTTTATTGGACTTGTCATGTTTGCTCGTTACTATGGATGTGATCCCATCTTGGGTGGT ATTGTTGAAAAAGCTGACAAAATGATGCCTTTCTTTGTGCAAGATGTCATGGGCCACTTGCTGGGCATGCCTGGTGTTTTCATTTCATGTGTTTTCAGTGCTGCCTTAAGTACCATGTCGGCCATGTTGAATTCGGTAGCAGGTGTCGTCTATTTTGACTATATTAAGCCCTTTATTAAGCATACAGATGCCCGAGCAAATAATATAATGAAGATATTTGTTGTGGCCATGGGTTGTTATTGTATACTGGGCGGTTTAGTGGTTCAAAGATTCACCTCAATTTTACAAACAATCATCACAATAACGGGCATTAATACGGGAGCAGTAGTGGGTGTATTTCTGTTGGGCATGTTTGTTCCCAGAGTCAATGGCAAA gtGGCATTCATATCAATAGGTTTTAGTGTTGGCGCCATGTTATGGATTATTCTTAATGCTCAAATGCGCCTCAAGGCAGGCTATATAAAATATGAAGGTCTGCCCACATCTGTGGATCGATGTGAATCTCTGAATTTCCAAGGCATGCTGCAAAACat taccaGCATTCCCATATCACTGACCACAACTGAACAACCTCTTGTTACCGGCACTTTAAGCAGTAATCGTGACTTTTCTATTTACGAAATATCCTTTTATTGGTATAAATTATTGGGCGCCTTTTTCGTATGGATTTCGGCCATACCATTAAGTTATATTTGGAAACGTGATAAGGAGGATAAAATGAATCCCAAACTGTATTCACCATTTGTTAAGAGCTTCCTAAGCCAACCTGTTGTCCAAAAGGAAGAAATACCTTTGAGAACACCGCATCCCTCTTTAATAGACGGTCATGCCACGATTTCAATATCAGAAAAggaaattgaaaatgaaaatgaaatcaagagttaa
- the LOC135961196 gene encoding enolase-phosphatase E1 translates to MSEVVENVNEQNSAQSKEEAAAQPTETVEEVTTNNVEAAAEAVPVAVEAASSVTSENADESMSKPAAEESSTSPKVDHKTPVKRTPSKRMSYIERAQKESEELVKNMGGSLEIEGGRRTRSSTRGTPTRSVAVATPPPAKKARTSPASGASTPTRPRARGRKIDTAVEGAEEEEHTTPTPSKKKAPAKGKKATAKEVEEDEEMEEKPEEAKAEEKKTEDEETPKEEDKVDSTESSAVAEEPKETSASSEEAKATTEEKVTEKKEEDKTDAVLEAVVEETQSQVAAETTATEKKVTKDIEEVTEIADSPMETEEEPKPVESSAEKKEVANVESTPASEEEQVKEPTPEPMEIDSSSKSSDVVETVDDDVTEVTAPAVETSTVNASVLNNVEKVEESVKQNSVEPIVKSTAPSADIVANNSIEAKTVVAEPAATNVANANTEETKPPAANDSNKTENDLCEPKIATSPPISASTDNSTVTTPQTCN, encoded by the exons atgtCGGAAGTAGTGGAAAATGTGAATGAACAAAATAGCGCGCAATCGAAAGAAGAAGCAGCAGCGCAGCCAACTGAAACCGTGGAAGAAGTAACCACAAATAATGTTGAAGCTGCTGCTGAAGCTGTACCTGTGGCAGTCGAAGCTGCTTCCTCTGTCACCAGCGAAAATGCCGATGAATCTATGTCGAAACCGGCTGCAGAAGAATCATCAACGTCGCCAAAAGTGGACCATAAGACTCCC gttaAACGCACCCCCTCCAAACGTATGTCCTATATAGAGCGTGCTCAAAAAGAAAGTGAAGAACTGGTCAAAAATATGGGCGGTAGTCTGGAAATTGAAGGAGGCAGAAGAACACGATCCAGCACACGCGGTACACCCACAAGATCTGTTGCAGTTGCTACACCACCTCCCGCTAAAAAGGCACGCACTTCACCAGCCAGTGGGGCATCGACACCGACTCGGCCACGTGCACGTGGTCGTAAAATAGATACAGCAGTGGAGGGAGCTGAAGAGGAGGAGCATACCACACCAACGCCAAGTAAAAAGAAAGCCCCAGCTAAGGGCAAAAAGGCGACAGCCAAGGAAGTTGAAGAGGATGAAGAAATGGAAGAGAAACCCGAAGAGGCCAAGGCAGAGGAAAAG aaaaCTGAAGATGAAGAAACCCCTAAGGAAGAGGACAAAGTAGACTCCACAGAGTCAAGTGCCGTCGCAGAAGAACCTAAAGAAACATCCGCCAGTAGTGAGGAAGCCAAAGCAACTACTGAGGAAAAAGTGACGGAAAAGAAGGAAGAAGATAAAACGGATGCCGTTTTAGAAGCAGTAGTTGAAGAAACCCAAAGTCAAGTAGCTGCTGAAACAACAGCAACCGAAAAAAAGGTCACAAAAGATATTGAGGAGGTAACGGAGATAGCGGACAGTCCCATGGAAACAGAAGAAGAACCTAAACCCGTCGAAAGTTCAGCAGAGAAGAAAGAAGTTGCTAATGTAGAGAGCACACCAGCATCGGAGGAGGAACAGGTAAAAGAACCCACACCAGAGCCCATGGAAATTGATTCTAGCTCTAAAAGTAGTGATGTGGTCGAAACAGTGGATGATGATGTAACTGAAGTAACTGCACCAGCAGTTGAAACTTCAACTGTAAATGCTAGTGTGTTGAATAACGTTGAAAAGGTCGAGGAAAGCGTTAAACAAAACTCTGTCGAACCTATCGTCAAATCCACCGCCCCTTCTGCTGACATTGTAGCCAATAACTCAATAGAGGCTAAAACGGTGGTAGCAGAACCTGCAGCTACTAATGTTGCCAATGCCAATACAGAAGAAACTAAACCACCTGCAGCTAATGAttcaaataaaactgaaaatgaTTTAT GTGAACCAAAAATTGCCACATCACCCCCAATATCGGCGTCTACCGACAACAGCACTGTAACGACGCCGCAAACATGCAATTAG
- the LOC135961190 gene encoding V-type proton ATPase catalytic subunit A codes for MSLLKRFDDEERESTYGRVYAVSGPVVTAECMSGSAMYELVRVGYYELVGEIIRLEGDMATIQVYEETSGVTVGDPVLRTGKPLSVELGPGIMGSIFDGIQRPLKDIGEMTSSIYIPKGVNVPALSRTVSWEFSPTNVKVGSHITGGDLFGVVQENTLVKHRMIVAPRAKGTIKYIAPPGNYMVEDVVMETEFDGEISKHTMLQVWPVRQPRPCTEKLPANHPLFTGQRVLDSLFPCVQGGTTAIPGAFGCGKTVISQALSKYSNSDVIIYVGCGERGNEMSEVLRDFPELTCEIDGVTESIMKRTALVANTSNMPVAAREASIYTGITLSEYFRDMGYNVAMMADSTSRWAEALREISGRLAEMPADSGYPAYLGARLATFYERAGRVKCLGNPEREGSVSIVGAVSPPGGDFSDPVTSATLGIVQVFWGLDKKLAQRKHFPSINWLISYSKYMRALDEYYDKNFPEFVPLRTKVKEILQEEEDLSEIVQLVGKASLAETDKITLEVAKLLKDDFLQQNSYSPYDRVCPFYKTVGMLRNMITFYELARHAVESTAQSDNKVTWNTIRESMGNIMYQLSSMKFKDPLKDGETKIKSDFEQLHEDMQQAFRNLED; via the exons ATGTCATTGTTAAAACGTTTCGATGATGAAGAACGCGAATCGACCTATGGCCGAGTTTATGCAGTATCTGGACCAG ttgTGACTGCTGAATGCATGTCGGGATCTGCTATGTACGAATTAGTGCGTGTGGGCTACTATGAGTTGGTGGGAGAGATTATTCGTTTGGAGGGAGATATGGCCACCATACAGGTGTATGAAGAAACATCGGGTGTAACGGTGGGTGATCCCGTTTTACGTACTGGCAAACCTTTGTCAGTTGAATTGGGCCCCGGCATTATGGGCAGTATTTTCGATGGTATTCAAAGACCTTTAAAAGATATTGGCGAAATGACCAGCTCAATTTATATACCCAAGGGTGTGAATGTACCTGCTCTATCGCGTACCGTATCCTGGGAATTTAGTCCCACAAATGTTAAGGTTGGCTCTCACATCACCGGTGGCGATTTGTTTGGTGTGGTACAAGAGAATACTTTGGTTAAGCATCGCATGATTGTGGCGCCTCGAGCCAAGGGTACAATAAAATACATTGCACCACCTGGTAATTATATGGTAGAGGATGTGGTAATGGAAACTGAATTCGATGGAGAGATTTCAAAACATACTATGTTGCAAGTGTGGCCCGTACGTCAACCCAGACCCTGTACAGAAAAATTACCAGCCAACCATCCCTTGTTTACGGGCCAACGTGTTTTGGACTCTCTGTTCCCTTGTGTACAAGGTGGTACCACAGCTATTCCGGGAGCTTTCGGTTGTGGCAAGACTGTTATTTCACAG GCTCTATCAAAATACTCCAACTCTGATGTCATTATTTATGTGGGCTGCGGAGAGCGAGGCAATGAAATGTCTGAAGTATTACGAGATTTCCCCGAGTTGACTTGTGAAATCGATGGCGTTACCGAGTCCATCATGAAGCGCACAGCTTTAGTAGCCAACACTTCCAACATGCCAGTAGCTGCCCGTGAGGCCTCTATCTACACCGGCATTACACTGTCCGAATATTTCCGTGATATGGGCTACAATGTGGCAATGATGGCCGATTCTACCTCCCGTTGGGCAGAAGCTCTACGTGAAATTTCGGGTCGTTTGGCTGAAATGCCTGCCGATTCGGGCTATCCTGCATATTTGGGTGCTCGTCTGGCTACATTTTATGAACGAGCTGGTCGTGTCAAGTGTTTGGGTAACCCCGAACGTGAGGGTTCCGTGTCTATTGTTGGTGCTGTATCTCCTCCCGGTGGTGATTTCTCAGATCCTGTTACTTCTGCCACCTTGGGTATTGTTCAAGTGTTCTGGGGTCTAGATAAAAAATTGGCCCAACGCAAACATTTCCCCTCCATCAATTGGTTGATATCCTACTCCAAGTATATGAGAGCTTTAGATGAATACTATGACAAAAATTTCCCCGAATTTGTGCCCCTACGTACCAAAGTTAAGGAAATTCTGCAAGAGGAAGAAGATCTCTCCGAAATTGTGCAATTGGTGGGTAAGGCTTCTTTGGCCGAAACCGATAAAATCACTTTGGAGGTGGCCAAGCTGTTAAAAGATgatttcttgcaacaaaactcATATTCACCCTACGATCGTGTATGTCCCTTTTACAAAACTGTGGGCATGCTAAGAAATATGATTACTTTCTATGAGCTGGCCAGACATGCTGTAGAGTCCACAGCACAATCGGATAATAAAGTCACCTGGAATACCATTAGAGAATCCATGGGCAATATCATGTACCAATTGTCCTCTATGAAATTTAAG GACCCCCTCAAGGACGgtgaaactaaaattaaatccgATTTTGAACAACTACATGAGGATATGCAACAGGCTTTCAGAAATCTAGAGGACTAA
- the nero gene encoding deoxyhypusine hydroxylase, with amino-acid sequence MVSQEQIKTIGCVLNNKERPLKERFRALFTLKNIGGADAIDEISRGFTDDSALLKHELAYCLGQMQDKKALGILTQVLEDVNQEPMVRHEAAEAMGAIGAADIIPILEKYKNDPVVEVAETCTIALDRVKWLQSGQNVKDSNPYASVDPSPPVEHTKSVEELKAIYLDPKNSLFDRYRAMFSLRNMRTEESVLAITQGLKDASALFRHEVAFVLGQLQEPCSIPYLKENLEDRLENEMVRHECAEALGAIASEECIDILSRYAEDEKRVVKESCVIALDMCEYENSPEFQYADGLLNLNK; translated from the coding sequence ATGGTATCAcaagaacaaataaaaacaattggttgtgttttaaacaataaGGAGAGACCATTGAAGGAACGATTTCGGGCActgtttacattaaaaaatattggtgGTGCTGATGCTATAGATGAAATAAGCAGGGGATTTACCGATGATTCAGCATTGCTAAAACATGAGCTGGCGTACTGTCTAGGTCAAATGCAAGATAAAAAAGCTCTAGGTATCTTAACACAAGTATTGGAAGATGTCAATCAAGAACCTATGGTACGGCATGAGGCCGCTGAAGCAATGGGTGCCATTGGAGCAGCAGATATAATACCAATTTTggagaaatataaaaatgatcCTGTTGTTGAGGTAGCCGAAACCTGTACAATTGCATTAGATCGTGTTAAATGGCTGCAAAGCGGTCAGAACGTTAAAGATAGCAATCCCTATGCCTCTGTGGATCCATCACCACCAGTCGAACACACTAAATCGGTAGAAGAATTAAAAGCTATCTACTTGGATcccaaaaatagtttatttgatCGTTACCGTGCCATGTTTAGTTTGCGCAACATGCGTACCGAAGAATCCGTCCTTGCTATAACACAGGGCTTAAAAGATGCCTCGGCTCTATTCAGACACGAGGTGGCCTTTGTTTTAGGCCAATTGCAAGAGCCTTGCAGTATTCCGTATTTAAAGGAAAATCTTGAAGATCGTTTAGAAAATGAAATGGTGCGTCATGAGTGTGCAGAAGCGTTGGGTGCCATTGCCTCTGAAGAATGTATTGATATTTTAAGTCGCTATGCGGAGGACGAAAAACGTGTTGTCAAGGAATCGTGTGTTATTGCTTTGGATATGTGTGAATACGAGAATAGTCCAGAATTTCAATATGCTGATGGtttattgaatttgaataaataa
- the MAGE gene encoding melanoma-associated antigen D4: MESFSIDEISNYTNSIITFVINGASTKLPLKEKDMISTINIKGKLFYMALSHAKTALKETYGLMLADVPDSKSGKAYICHSEEPGLSLLLFDEDQQRHITLLFVILSYLFMRGSDTPHKTKTTEEDLKTFLDGLRIKFDEYHPYFGQNLKKLITETFVKQLYLKREKDVSELDSETKFNYYWGFRAHSEFDKKLLLDATAKILKKPPTFFVAKHQELYGNEDVEMSSSTN; encoded by the exons atggaatcattTTCGATTGATGAGATTTCCAATTATACCAATTCTATTATTACATTTGTAATAAACGGCGCTTCTACAAAATTACCACTAAAGGAAAAAGATATGATCAGCACCATAAATATCAAGGGCAAATTGTTTTACATGGCTTTGTCTCATGCAAAAACCGCATTAAAGGAG ACTTATGGCTTAATGTTAGCTGATGTTCCTGATTCAAAAAGTGGTAAGGCATATATTTGCCATAGTGAAGAACCCGGCTTATCGCTATTGTTATTTGACGAGGATCAACAGCGTCAtataactttattatttgtcatACTATCGTATCTATTTATGCGTGGTTCGGATACGCCACATAAAACCAAAACTACTGAag agGATTTAAAAACGTTTCTTGATGGTTTGCGCATTAAATTTGATGAATATCATCCATATTTTGGCCAAAATTTGAAGAAGCTTATAACGGAAACTTTCGTTAAACAATTGTACTTAAAACGCGAAAAAGATGTTAGTGAATTGGATTCGGAAACAAA GTTTAATTATTATTGGGGTTTTCGAGCACATTCTGAATTCGATAAGAAACTTCTATTGGACGCAACAGCAAAA attttaaagaaACCACCAACTTTCTTTGTTGCAAAACATCAGGAATTGTATGGTAATGAAGATGTGGAAATGAGCAGTTCAActaattga
- the awd gene encoding nucleoside diphosphate kinase — MRPKNIAKFMIATILAFFSLISSAMAANTERTFIMVKPDGVQRGLVGKIIERFEQKGFKLVAMKFMWPSKELLEKHYADLSARPFFPGLVNYMSSGPVVPMVWEGLNVVKTGRQMLGATNPADSLPGTIRGDFCIQVGRNILHGSDAVESAQKEIALWFNEKELVDWKPATVDWIYE; from the exons ATGAGACCGAAGAATATTGCTAAATTCATGATCGCAACAATTTTGGCATTCTTCTCTTTGATATCAAGCGCGATGGCAGCCAACACAGAGCGTACTTTCATCATGGTTAAACCCGATGGTGTCCAACGTGGACTCGTTGGAAAAATCATCGAGCGTTTTGAACAAAAAGGCTTCAAATTGGTAGCCATGAAATTCATGTGG cccTCCAAGGAATTGTTGGAGAAGCACTACGCCGATTTGTCTGCTCGTCCCTTCTTCCCCGGTTTGGTCAACTACATGAGCTCCGGCCCAGTGGTTCCCATGGTGTGGGAGGGTTTGAATGTTGTCAAGACCGGTCGTCAAATGTTGGGCGCCACCAACCCTGCCGATTCTTTGCCCGGTACCATCCGTGGTGATTTCTGCATCCAAGTCGGTCGCAACATTCTTCACGGTTCCGATGCTGTTGAATCAGCCCAAAAGGAAATTGCCTTGTGGTTCAATGAGAAAGAACTCGTTGACTGGAAGCCCGCTACCGTTGACTGGATTTATGAATAA
- the LOC135961214 gene encoding uncharacterized protein LOC135961214, which produces MTAPYSKVSQVKLDIKQIVDNLQQFANYDGHEIELLKLKTNTEHLLNKLENLPLEGFKTNLNKRQRKRHKTKLNKLRKTKEINVVNKEIESEANVGKITSTISRELKPKTHYQFKSVKECQRFLQTFELLEQLHSVRGQNSTETYKFSLKLRQLKSIWNCLLQDKLHEQTSEDVKIQQQWNEVLFGPPEKTYFHNKPDLQDFIRKRQIWDSYIDNKYGSPIPIGWILPNTEAEEQWRPYIAPTSL; this is translated from the exons ATGACTGCTCCCTATAGTAAAGTATCTCAGGTTAAATTAgacattaaacaaattgttgataATCTTCAGCAATTTGCAAACTATGATGGTCACGAAATAGAATTGCTAAAGCTTAAAACTAACACCGAACATTTATTAAACAAGTTGGAAAACTTGCCTTTAGAAGGCTTTAAAACTAATCTGAACAAAAGGCAAAGAAAAAgacataaaacaaaattaaataaacttagaaaaacgAAAGAAATCAATGTGGTAAATAAGGAAATTGAGTCTGAAGCAAACGTTGGGAAAATTACATCTACTATTTCAAGAGAACTTAAGCCAAAAACCCATTACcaatttaaaagtgttaaagaaTGCCAACGCTTTTTACAGACGTTTGAATTGTTGGAACAATTGCATTCAGTACGTggacaaaattcaacagaaacctataaattttctttaaaattacgCCAATTGAAGTCCATCTGGAATTGTTTATTGCAAGACAAACTGCATGAACAAACTTCAGAAGATGTTAAAATTCAACAACAATGGAATGAAGTATTGTTTGGTCCGCCGGAGAAAACTTATTTCCACAACAAGCCAGACTTACAGGACTTTATAAGAAAAAG aCAAATTTGGGACTCTTATATAGACAATAAATATGGATCCCCTATACCAATTGGTTGGATATTGCCAAACACAGAAGCTGAGGAACAATGGCGACCATATATTGCGCCCACAAGTCTTTAA
- the Tbca gene encoding tubulin-specific chaperone A, which produces MADPRLRQLSIKTGVVKRLTKEKTVCEKEVLIERKRFDKFKNEGADEHVLKKQEEVIQECLMMLPDSMRRLQKELEVLDKFLQEEKDLQESKEYQAATLVVNEAKEVVAKSN; this is translated from the exons ATGGCAGATCCTCGTCTCAGGCAGTTGTCAATTAAAACGGGTGTTGTTAAACGTTTGACAAAGGAAAAAACCGTATGCGAGAAGGAAGTTTTAATTGAAAGGAAGCGTTTCGACAAATTCAAGAATGAAGGAGCTGATGAACATGTTTTAAAGAAACAGGAAGAGGTTATACAAGAATGTCTTATGATGCTGCCTGACTCCATGAGAAG GTTACAAAAAGAACTAGAAGTATTGGATAAGTTTTTACAGGAAGAAAAAGATTTGCAAGAATCAAAAGAATATCAAGCCGCAACACTAGTCGTCAATGAAGCTAAGGAAGTGGTTGCAAAATCAAATTAA